Proteins from a single region of Dyadobacter fanqingshengii:
- a CDS encoding NAD-dependent epimerase/dehydratase family protein: MLDQLPVFRDKIESLKGPVFVFGASGFIGANLFNEIFKIRKDCYALTHDATKAWRLKLLNVPFENIVHCDILSNNSVQEVFEKYKPQTIFNLAAYGAYSKQNNVNLTYETNVIGTVNILQNCTTEMVYIHAGSSSEYGFNCTSPKETDRVEPNSHYAVSKVSAAYLLEYYAKVFNLKTLNLRLYSIYGYWEEPDRLIPKLIENARKKQLPSLVSPDISRDFVFIEDCVEAFLDAALKISTETSGKSYNIATGRKTTMGDLVNTSRRTFNITQEPQWGSMSNRKWDLAEWFGDPSAFETDFGWKARTPLETGLSKYSEWQAQIKYEERVIPAFENPKLNPVITAIIACYKDAQAIPFMYERIVKTCNDLKVRYEIIFVNDNSPDNQEEVISKICDKDPNVVGISHSRNFGSQSAFLSGMEIATGDCVVLMDGDLQDPPEIIPAFYEKWMEGFDVVYGVRVQREMKPHIHFFYKSFYKVFQGLSYISIPRDAGDFSMIDRKVVKELVDLPETEQFLRGLRAWVGFKQTGVPYVRPERMFGVSTNNWTKNIWWAKKAIFSFSFAPLELMSYAGFALTGFSILGIIWQILAKFVFFRDTPQGISTVIVLVVFFGGLTILGISFLGEYIAKIFEETKKRPKYIRTRIRRGSKSYKTADEIRTLVKQLRK, translated from the coding sequence ATGCTTGACCAATTGCCGGTTTTCCGCGATAAAATAGAAAGTTTAAAAGGGCCAGTTTTCGTTTTTGGTGCAAGCGGGTTCATCGGTGCCAATCTTTTTAACGAAATTTTTAAAATCCGTAAGGACTGTTACGCATTAACCCATGACGCAACCAAAGCTTGGAGGCTTAAATTGCTGAATGTCCCTTTCGAAAACATTGTCCATTGTGATATCCTTTCCAACAATTCGGTTCAGGAAGTTTTTGAAAAATATAAGCCGCAAACGATCTTCAATCTGGCCGCTTACGGTGCTTATAGCAAGCAAAACAATGTTAACCTGACGTACGAAACCAATGTGATCGGGACGGTTAACATTCTGCAAAATTGCACGACCGAAATGGTTTATATCCACGCCGGAAGCAGCTCGGAATATGGTTTCAATTGTACTTCGCCAAAAGAAACCGATCGCGTAGAACCGAACAGCCATTACGCCGTTTCGAAGGTGTCAGCGGCATATTTGCTGGAATATTATGCCAAAGTTTTTAATCTGAAGACACTTAATCTCAGGCTTTACTCCATTTACGGATACTGGGAAGAGCCGGATAGATTGATACCAAAACTGATTGAAAACGCAAGGAAAAAGCAGCTTCCTTCACTGGTTTCGCCGGATATAAGCCGCGATTTCGTGTTTATAGAAGATTGCGTAGAAGCGTTTCTGGATGCCGCGTTGAAGATTAGTACGGAAACTTCCGGTAAATCATACAACATTGCAACGGGCCGCAAAACGACAATGGGTGACCTTGTCAACACCTCGAGAAGAACATTCAACATTACGCAGGAACCGCAGTGGGGCAGCATGTCCAACCGGAAATGGGACCTGGCTGAATGGTTCGGCGATCCCAGCGCATTTGAAACCGACTTCGGCTGGAAAGCCAGGACACCGCTCGAAACCGGGCTGTCGAAATACAGTGAGTGGCAGGCGCAGATCAAATATGAAGAACGCGTCATTCCTGCTTTTGAAAACCCGAAACTGAACCCGGTTATCACAGCGATCATTGCTTGTTATAAGGATGCACAAGCGATTCCATTCATGTATGAGCGCATTGTGAAGACTTGTAATGATCTGAAAGTGCGTTATGAAATCATCTTTGTGAATGACAATTCGCCTGATAATCAGGAAGAAGTGATTAGCAAAATATGTGATAAAGATCCAAATGTGGTAGGAATCAGTCACTCCCGCAATTTCGGTTCGCAGTCTGCCTTTTTAAGTGGAATGGAGATCGCGACGGGTGATTGCGTGGTTTTAATGGATGGTGATCTGCAAGATCCTCCGGAAATTATCCCTGCTTTTTACGAAAAATGGATGGAAGGTTTCGATGTCGTTTACGGCGTTCGCGTGCAGCGCGAAATGAAACCGCACATTCATTTTTTCTATAAATCGTTTTATAAGGTATTTCAAGGGCTTAGCTATATTTCAATCCCACGCGACGCAGGCGATTTCTCCATGATAGATCGTAAAGTTGTGAAGGAACTGGTGGATTTACCTGAAACTGAGCAGTTTCTGCGTGGCTTACGCGCCTGGGTTGGGTTCAAGCAAACGGGCGTTCCTTATGTAAGACCGGAAAGAATGTTCGGTGTTTCGACCAATAACTGGACAAAGAACATCTGGTGGGCAAAAAAGGCGATCTTCTCGTTCAGTTTTGCACCATTGGAATTGATGAGTTACGCAGGTTTCGCATTGACCGGATTTTCTATTTTAGGAATTATCTGGCAAATTCTGGCGAAATTCGTGTTTTTCAGAGACACGCCGCAAGGCATCAGCACCGTTATCGTTCTGGTCGTTTTCTTTGGAGGATTAACCATTCTGGGCATTTCATTCCTGGGCGAATACATTGCCAAGATTTTTGAAGAAACCAAAAAGCGACCCAAATACATCCGGACCAGAATCCGCCGCGGCTCCAAATCATACAAAACCGCAGACGAGATCAGGACATTAGTGAAGCAATTGAGGAAATAA
- a CDS encoding transketolase, translating to MTAAEILNDPKQISGELRLKILGLYHKANAGHIGCSLSCIDLMIAVLFLQKSEEDTFILSKGHAAAALYACLNVTGEITDEELDTFYLDGTSLPAHPAPRQYKGIPFATGSLGHGLPIATGIAHAAKVSGDETYSFALLSDGETNEGTTWEAAHYAIQNQLDNLFMIIDKNGLQGFGPTDKVLGETASVEKWNAIGFETIELDGHDITAISQAINELKTHKNGLPKAIIANTVKGKGVSYMENKLEWHYLPMNKDQYEQATLEVKERYFNELTNA from the coding sequence ATGACCGCAGCAGAGATATTGAACGACCCAAAGCAGATAAGCGGAGAACTTCGGCTTAAAATTCTGGGCCTTTACCATAAAGCAAATGCCGGCCATATCGGCTGCTCACTAAGCTGCATTGATCTGATGATCGCCGTTCTTTTTCTGCAAAAATCGGAAGAAGACACCTTTATATTATCCAAAGGACATGCCGCAGCCGCATTATATGCCTGCCTGAATGTTACCGGCGAGATCACCGACGAAGAACTGGATACATTTTACCTGGACGGCACATCGCTTCCGGCCCACCCTGCCCCAAGACAATATAAAGGAATTCCTTTCGCAACCGGCTCATTAGGGCACGGCTTGCCCATCGCAACGGGAATTGCACATGCGGCGAAGGTTAGCGGTGACGAGACTTACTCGTTTGCTTTGCTTTCAGACGGTGAAACGAATGAAGGAACAACCTGGGAAGCAGCACATTACGCCATACAGAATCAGCTGGATAACCTTTTTATGATCATTGATAAAAACGGTTTGCAGGGTTTTGGTCCTACGGATAAAGTTTTAGGAGAAACCGCTTCCGTCGAAAAGTGGAATGCGATCGGTTTTGAAACGATTGAACTGGATGGTCATGACATTACTGCTATCAGTCAGGCAATTAATGAATTAAAAACACATAAGAACGGACTTCCAAAGGCGATTATCGCGAATACTGTGAAGGGCAAAGGAGTTTCTTACATGGAGAATAAATTAGAGTGGCATTATTTACCAATGAACAAAGACCAATACGAGCAAGCCACGCTGGAAGTAAAGGAACGCTACTTTAATGAATTGACGAATGCTTGA